One region of Mucilaginibacter gotjawali genomic DNA includes:
- a CDS encoding SprT-like domain-containing protein: MDKVKILETYLPPDAAPLIGRWIDYFKCEFKISRNRNSKFGDYRPPHDGKGHRISVNYDLNQYAFLVTTVHEFAHLHTWNEHKHKAKPHGTEWKNNFKKMMQPFFEKDIFPSDIKQAITGYLNNPAASSCSDLTLYRSLRKYDAPKEAVHTVEKLPIKAIFKLKDGRVFRKEEKLRKRYKCVEVSSKRVYLFSPVAEVELINE, encoded by the coding sequence TTGGATAAAGTAAAAATTCTTGAAACCTATCTTCCGCCTGATGCTGCGCCGCTCATCGGCCGGTGGATAGACTACTTTAAATGCGAATTTAAAATTTCGCGCAACCGCAATAGTAAGTTTGGTGATTACAGGCCCCCGCATGACGGTAAAGGGCATCGCATATCTGTTAACTACGATTTAAACCAATATGCTTTCCTGGTTACTACCGTACACGAATTTGCGCACCTGCATACCTGGAACGAGCATAAGCACAAAGCCAAACCACACGGTACCGAATGGAAGAACAACTTTAAAAAAATGATGCAGCCTTTTTTTGAAAAGGACATTTTTCCATCAGATATTAAACAGGCTATCACCGGCTATTTGAATAATCCCGCGGCGTCAAGCTGTTCTGACCTTACACTATACCGGTCATTGCGCAAATATGATGCGCCGAAAGAAGCTGTACATACGGTTGAAAAGCTGCCAATTAAAGCAATCTTTAAGCTCAAGGACGGTCGGGTCTTCCGGAAGGAAGAGAAACTGCGCAAGCGCTATAAGTGCGTTGAAGTTAGTTCAAAACGGGTTTATTTATTCAGCCCGGTGGCTGAGGTCGAGTTGATAAATGAGTAA
- a CDS encoding HD domain-containing protein — translation MDSIIINNTVDFVQQTLKNAEGGHDWWHIHRVWKNAKLIAETEEADLLVVELAALLHDIADSKFHGGNEELGPAIAGDFLRGIGVSEPVTEHVQQIIRHISFKSGFDKSDFHSIELDIVQDADRLDAIGAIGIARAFSYGGFKGREIYNPEIKPNLNMTKEEYKNSTAPTINHFYEKLLLLKDKMNTQTGRRLAEQRNSFMESYLKQFYSEC, via the coding sequence ATGGATAGCATAATTATTAATAACACAGTTGATTTTGTGCAGCAAACCCTTAAAAATGCCGAAGGCGGGCATGACTGGTGGCATATTCACCGGGTTTGGAAAAATGCAAAACTTATTGCTGAAACAGAAGAGGCCGATTTACTTGTTGTGGAACTGGCCGCGCTGCTTCATGATATTGCCGACAGCAAATTTCATGGAGGTAACGAAGAACTGGGCCCTGCAATAGCAGGTGATTTTTTGCGCGGTATAGGCGTCAGCGAACCTGTTACTGAACACGTGCAGCAGATCATCAGGCATATTTCTTTTAAGTCGGGTTTTGATAAGAGTGATTTTCATTCAATAGAGCTGGATATTGTTCAGGATGCCGACCGCCTGGATGCCATCGGTGCAATCGGTATTGCCCGTGCCTTTAGTTATGGCGGATTCAAAGGCCGCGAGATCTACAATCCAGAAATCAAGCCGAATTTGAATATGACGAAGGAGGAATATAAGAATTCCACGGCACCTACCATCAACCATTTTTACGAAAAACTGCTACTCCTTAAAGATAAAATGAATACCCAAACCGGGAGAAGATTAGCTGAACAAAGAAATAGCTTTATGGAAAGCTATTTAAAGCAGTTTTATTCGGAGTGCTAA
- a CDS encoding Fur family transcriptional regulator translates to MDKITEQKLVNKNINPTAMRLLVLDFLLSQSAAISLSDIEKGLSPADRITIYRTLKTFEEKGLVHAIDDGTGSPKYALCLDECNPNEHHDMHVHFFCVTCKETFCLPDSKIPGITLPAKFTPQEMNLLVKGVCSNCVN, encoded by the coding sequence ATGGATAAAATAACAGAGCAAAAGCTGGTAAATAAAAACATCAACCCTACAGCTATGCGCTTGCTGGTACTTGATTTTTTATTAAGCCAAAGCGCTGCTATCAGTTTAAGTGATATAGAAAAAGGATTAAGCCCCGCTGACCGGATCACCATTTACCGTACATTAAAAACTTTTGAAGAAAAGGGGCTTGTACACGCCATCGACGATGGAACAGGCTCGCCTAAATACGCTTTGTGCTTAGATGAATGCAACCCGAATGAGCACCACGATATGCATGTTCATTTTTTTTGTGTTACCTGTAAAGAAACCTTTTGTCTTCCCGACTCCAAAATACCCGGCATAACCTTACCCGCAAAATTTACCCCTCAGGAAATGAACCTGCTTGTAAAAGGGGTTTGCAGTAATTGCGTTAATTAA
- a CDS encoding carbohydrate porin, producing MKKQLYPFIFLITIIQTAFAQDTVKQEDFSFHFQQTIITQDKPGFHAAYSGQNSLSALNETQTSLTATFFGNARLWKGAQVIFDPELSGGAGLSKTLGVAGFPNGETFRVGSVQNKIYIARLFFQQYFEWGKEKDTLESDQLQLAGLRSKRYFSFGIGKFNMGDFFDQNNFSHDPRSQFMNWALMDNAAWDYPANTRGYVLGAYTEFGQPAWTLRFAFTMNVTQANSSTWDAKIGKANTQTVEFEKRYTIGGEKGTLRILGFLNNGKFGNYEQAIALNSAAPNVDTTQAYGRHKVGFGVNADQYLTKDFGVFAKASYNDGHTQTWFFTEIDRSFTFGGLLKGTGWKRKDDEMGLAFVANGLSAPHRQYLADGGYGFLIGDGKLNYAPEMIAEFYYKLNAYQNKFFLSPDYQFIINPAYNHDRGPVNVFSIRAHIEF from the coding sequence ATGAAAAAACAACTGTACCCATTTATATTTCTGATTACTATTATTCAGACAGCTTTTGCACAGGATACTGTTAAACAAGAGGATTTTAGTTTTCATTTTCAGCAAACTATTATTACACAGGATAAGCCGGGCTTCCATGCGGCTTATAGCGGGCAGAACAGCCTGTCGGCGCTGAATGAAACGCAAACATCCCTCACAGCCACTTTTTTTGGTAACGCGCGGCTTTGGAAAGGCGCACAGGTTATTTTTGACCCGGAGCTTTCAGGCGGGGCCGGCCTGAGCAAAACATTGGGTGTGGCTGGTTTTCCAAATGGCGAAACCTTCAGGGTTGGCAGTGTACAGAATAAAATTTATATCGCCCGTTTGTTCTTTCAGCAATACTTTGAGTGGGGTAAAGAAAAAGACACGCTTGAAAGTGATCAGCTGCAGTTAGCCGGGTTACGGAGCAAACGGTATTTCTCTTTCGGTATCGGCAAGTTTAATATGGGCGATTTTTTTGACCAGAATAATTTCAGCCACGATCCCCGTTCGCAATTTATGAACTGGGCACTGATGGACAATGCCGCCTGGGATTATCCCGCCAACACGCGCGGTTATGTTTTGGGTGCCTATACTGAATTCGGTCAACCGGCCTGGACATTGCGGTTTGCTTTTACCATGAATGTTACCCAGGCAAATTCATCCACCTGGGATGCCAAAATTGGCAAAGCCAATACGCAAACCGTTGAATTTGAAAAGAGGTATACTATAGGCGGCGAAAAAGGTACCTTACGCATTTTAGGCTTTTTAAATAATGGCAAATTTGGAAACTACGAACAGGCCATCGCATTGAACTCCGCAGCACCGAACGTTGATACCACGCAGGCCTACGGACGCCATAAAGTCGGATTCGGTGTAAATGCGGACCAGTACCTGACCAAAGATTTTGGCGTATTCGCCAAAGCCAGTTACAACGACGGCCATACCCAAACCTGGTTTTTTACGGAGATTGACCGCTCTTTTACCTTTGGAGGGCTTTTAAAAGGAACCGGCTGGAAAAGAAAAGACGATGAAATGGGCCTGGCTTTTGTTGCCAATGGACTTTCTGCACCACACCGCCAATATTTGGCAGATGGCGGCTATGGTTTTTTAATAGGCGATGGGAAATTAAACTATGCGCCTGAGATGATTGCCGAATTTTATTATAAGCTGAATGCCTACCAAAATAAATTCTTTTTAAGCCCTGATTACCAGTTTATCATCAACCCGGCCTATAATCACGATCGCGGACCTGTAAATGTATTTTCAATCAGGGCGCATATCGAGTTTTAA
- a CDS encoding YceI family protein, with amino-acid sequence MKRFLFPLFAIIVFSTFFADAQNTVTRSAITFKIKNLGIYTDGTLGGLQADIHFNPADLSSSTIKATVDVNTLNSDNESRDEHVKSADFFDAAHYPTITLKSVAIKHKSGNNYSGQFNLTIKDKTKLIDIPFTCVDKGSTLAFNGAFKLNRQDYGIGGSSMILSDEVIIAIDAEVTKQRAEASR; translated from the coding sequence ATGAAGAGATTCCTTTTTCCCCTGTTTGCAATTATCGTTTTCAGTACTTTTTTTGCCGATGCTCAAAACACTGTAACCCGTTCTGCAATCACTTTTAAAATTAAAAACCTGGGCATTTACACCGATGGCACCCTGGGAGGCTTACAAGCCGATATTCATTTTAATCCGGCCGATCTTTCTTCAAGTACGATAAAGGCAACGGTTGATGTTAATACGCTAAACAGTGACAATGAAAGCCGGGACGAACATGTAAAAAGCGCCGACTTTTTTGATGCGGCCCATTACCCTACCATCACCCTGAAGTCAGTTGCTATTAAACATAAAAGCGGCAATAACTATTCAGGGCAGTTTAACCTCACCATTAAGGATAAAACCAAACTAATAGATATCCCCTTTACCTGCGTGGATAAAGGGAGTACTTTAGCTTTTAATGGCGCCTTCAAACTAAACCGCCAGGATTACGGGATAGGCGGCAGCAGTATGATCCTTTCTGACGAGGTGATCATCGCTATTGATGCGGAAGTCACCAAGCAGCGGGCTGAAGCCTCACGCTAG
- a CDS encoding sensor histidine kinase: protein MKFRILVLINAGAVAVTLSAVNYYFQHSWYYVGITFFVTIITSFIIFYYLIEKYVYSKIKLIYKLIHNLKLGRDLRDALGEQLSSDPINDVEKEVKEWAREKKIEIDELKRQEKFRRDFLSNISHEFKTPLFAIQGYIEALQDDEFEDKQLARDFLAKAAKNVDRLSYLIKDLDEISKLESGEIPINLTRFKINDLIKEVFESMEIKAKQHNIKLIFKQKYDEPILVNADREKIRQVLVNLIDNSFKYGNEEGNTSVSLFELHDQVLVEVTDNGIGIEEKYLPRLFERFFRTDSSRSRQIGGSGLGLAIVKHIIEAHEQTINVRSTEGLGSTFGFTLQKSKQSLPFPNIPVLKT, encoded by the coding sequence ATGAAATTCAGAATACTTGTATTGATCAACGCCGGCGCGGTGGCTGTCACCCTATCAGCAGTAAATTATTATTTTCAGCATAGCTGGTATTATGTGGGCATCACCTTTTTTGTTACCATTATTACCAGTTTTATAATTTTCTATTACCTGATAGAAAAATACGTTTATTCGAAAATAAAGCTCATTTATAAATTGATCCATAATTTAAAACTCGGCCGCGACCTGCGCGATGCCCTTGGCGAGCAGCTGAGTTCTGACCCGATAAACGATGTTGAAAAGGAAGTAAAGGAGTGGGCCAGGGAAAAGAAAATAGAAATTGATGAACTGAAAAGGCAAGAGAAATTCCGCAGGGATTTTCTTTCCAACATTTCGCATGAATTTAAAACCCCGCTTTTTGCCATACAGGGTTATATTGAAGCATTGCAGGATGATGAATTTGAAGACAAACAGCTGGCGCGTGATTTTTTGGCAAAGGCAGCAAAGAATGTCGACAGGCTGAGTTACCTGATCAAAGATTTGGACGAAATATCTAAACTTGAATCAGGCGAGATCCCGATTAACCTTACCCGGTTCAAAATAAACGACCTTATAAAAGAGGTTTTTGAGTCGATGGAAATAAAAGCCAAACAACATAACATTAAATTAATATTCAAACAAAAATATGATGAGCCGATACTGGTAAATGCCGACCGCGAAAAGATCCGCCAGGTGCTGGTAAACCTGATCGACAACTCATTTAAATACGGAAACGAGGAAGGAAATACGTCTGTTAGCCTCTTTGAATTGCATGATCAGGTGCTGGTTGAAGTAACCGATAACGGCATCGGAATTGAGGAAAAATACCTTCCCAGGCTATTTGAGCGGTTTTTCAGGACAGATAGCAGCCGTTCAAGGCAGATAGGAGGGTCGGGTTTAGGGCTGGCCATAGTGAAGCACATTATTGAGGCCCATGAGCAAACCATTAATGTGCGAAGCACCGAAGGGTTAGGCTCCACTTTTGGCTTCACGTTGCAAAAATCCAAGCAGAGTTTACCTTTCCCTAACATACCTGTTCTAAAAACTTAA
- a CDS encoding DUF47 domain-containing protein: protein MSLNSIFQYFTPKDKKVFFPLFEQAANNAVVMATILVEAVNTTNPATREDLIRQIDKLENKGDEITHQLYLELGKNFITPFDREDIHQLASAIDDVADNIQGAANRMSLYRIDDFNEHIKKLSDLILQGSIELEKAIKELRDLKNKRNIADSCIRINSIENQADHIFDRAVADLFLYETDAIRLIKYKEILSSLETATDMCEDAANVMESILVKNA from the coding sequence ATGTCACTTAACAGCATCTTCCAGTACTTCACCCCGAAGGATAAAAAAGTATTTTTTCCATTGTTTGAACAGGCAGCAAATAACGCTGTTGTGATGGCAACCATATTGGTTGAGGCTGTTAATACCACTAACCCGGCCACCCGCGAGGACCTGATCAGGCAAATTGATAAATTAGAAAACAAGGGTGATGAAATAACCCATCAACTTTACCTCGAGTTGGGCAAAAACTTTATCACGCCCTTCGATCGTGAAGACATCCACCAGTTGGCATCGGCGATTGACGATGTTGCCGACAATATACAGGGTGCTGCAAACAGGATGAGCCTATACCGGATTGATGATTTTAATGAGCACATAAAAAAGCTTTCAGATTTAATTTTACAGGGCAGTATTGAACTGGAAAAGGCCATTAAGGAATTAAGGGACCTGAAAAACAAGCGTAATATAGCCGATTCATGTATCAGGATAAACAGCATTGAAAACCAGGCCGACCATATTTTTGACCGTGCCGTTGCCGACTTGTTTTTGTATGAAACGGATGCGATCCGCCTGATCAAATATAAAGAGATCCTGTCTTCGCTGGAAACAGCTACCGATATGTGCGAAGATGCCGCAAATGTAATGGAATCTATTTTAGTTAAAAACGCATAA
- a CDS encoding inorganic phosphate transporter has translation MTPILIVVICLALLFDYTNGFHDAANSIATIVSTKVLSPFQAVMWAAAFNFLVYFFVKDHKVANTISKIVNAHFVTMNVILAGLIAAISWNLITWWFGIPSSSSHTLIGGFAGAGITNALYMGSSALSAVKMSYVLTILAYIVLAPVIGLIIAYIVTVLILHICKKARPATAERWFKRLQLVSSAALSYAHGGNDAQKVMGILYVAVFTAHVIKQGDPMPNWIPLACYSAIALGTMSGGWKIVKTMGSRITKITPLEGVSAETAGALTLFFTQYFGIPVSTTHTITGSIIGVGLTKRLSAVRWGLTLNIIWAWVITIPVSAIIAAIMFALLRTFLPG, from the coding sequence ATGACCCCCATACTTATTGTTGTTATTTGCCTTGCCCTGCTGTTTGACTATACCAATGGCTTTCACGATGCGGCCAACTCTATTGCTACCATCGTTTCAACCAAGGTGCTTTCGCCTTTCCAGGCGGTGATGTGGGCTGCTGCTTTTAATTTCCTGGTTTACTTTTTTGTTAAAGACCATAAGGTAGCCAACACGATATCGAAAATTGTTAACGCACATTTTGTAACTATGAATGTGATCCTGGCCGGGTTGATTGCAGCCATTAGCTGGAACTTAATTACCTGGTGGTTTGGGATCCCTTCAAGCTCGTCGCATACGTTAATCGGCGGTTTTGCGGGCGCCGGTATCACCAATGCCCTTTATATGGGTTCAAGTGCGTTAAGCGCTGTAAAAATGAGTTACGTTTTAACCATCCTTGCCTATATTGTACTGGCGCCGGTTATTGGATTGATCATCGCCTATATTGTAACCGTATTGATCCTGCATATCTGCAAAAAAGCCCGCCCCGCTACTGCCGAGCGTTGGTTTAAACGCCTGCAACTGGTGTCGTCTGCGGCATTAAGCTACGCGCATGGGGGCAATGATGCCCAAAAAGTAATGGGTATTCTTTACGTTGCGGTATTTACGGCTCACGTTATTAAACAGGGCGACCCGATGCCAAACTGGATCCCCCTGGCTTGTTATTCTGCCATTGCGCTTGGAACCATGAGTGGCGGCTGGAAGATCGTAAAAACAATGGGCTCAAGAATTACAAAAATAACTCCTCTTGAAGGTGTAAGCGCTGAAACCGCGGGCGCGTTAACCCTGTTCTTTACGCAGTATTTTGGTATCCCTGTTTCAACAACACACACCATTACGGGGTCAATCATTGGCGTTGGCTTAACCAAACGGTTATCAGCAGTGCGCTGGGGGCTAACACTCAATATCATATGGGCCTGGGTAATCACTATTCCTGTTTCAGCAATTATTGCAGCAATAATGTTTGCCCTGTTAAGGACATTTTTACCAGGGTAA
- a CDS encoding DUF4197 domain-containing protein, translated as MKTLLLLVPVLFFSFSFSGNKQIPNTTEKFQLQLPSTSEIGKGLKDALLQGTSKSTDQLSAVDGFFGNAAIKIVFPPEAKNAEKTLRGLGFNKLCDNVILSLNRAAEDAAKQAKPIFIDAIKKMTLQDVDKILFGPQDAATQYFKQATTAQLVLAFKPVINASLAKVGATKYYGDAAREYNKLPFVKRLNPDLSDYATQKAIDGLFYQIALEELNIRKNTGARSTPLLQKVFAFADSKKH; from the coding sequence ATGAAAACACTACTATTGCTTGTTCCAGTCCTTTTTTTTTCGTTTAGTTTTTCCGGAAATAAACAAATCCCAAATACTACGGAGAAATTCCAGTTGCAATTGCCTTCAACTTCTGAAATCGGTAAAGGGCTGAAAGATGCCTTGCTTCAGGGCACCTCGAAAAGCACCGACCAGCTTTCGGCTGTAGACGGTTTTTTTGGCAACGCAGCCATAAAGATCGTTTTTCCGCCGGAAGCGAAGAACGCCGAAAAAACACTCCGGGGACTGGGCTTTAATAAACTGTGTGATAATGTTATCCTCTCGTTAAACCGTGCCGCCGAGGACGCCGCCAAACAGGCAAAACCGATATTTATCGATGCAATTAAAAAAATGACACTTCAGGATGTTGACAAAATTTTGTTTGGTCCGCAGGATGCCGCCACCCAATATTTTAAGCAGGCTACTACCGCGCAATTGGTCTTGGCTTTTAAACCTGTGATAAATGCCAGTCTGGCTAAAGTAGGTGCTACAAAATACTACGGCGATGCCGCCAGAGAATACAATAAACTTCCTTTTGTAAAAAGGTTAAACCCCGACCTTAGCGACTATGCCACGCAAAAAGCGATTGATGGTTTGTTTTACCAGATTGCATTGGAAGAATTAAATATCCGGAAAAATACCGGGGCACGGTCAACCCCTTTGTTGCAAAAAGTATTTGCTTTTGCCGACAGCAAGAAGCATTAA
- a CDS encoding carboxypeptidase-like regulatory domain-containing protein: MHKREADILQIRKYLNGELDARAMHQLERRAQDDPFLMDALEGYGPAKGDQQKQLNELSARLKSRIEPKTGRIVPFRYLSIAASLLLFCAAGIWWYNKTNSNLYKRKVLATNLVIQKPAGAPADLVKPPGATPIKPVEKDKTASIFKKSARTLTPTIAADQAVREKPPGVRDLVVSKPAANSKAGNLAPADSTPVDEMIVMEYKAKPPIDTSLFVRKGTLVAGADKKLTVQQLPGKAPGVTIHNNNARESDLNKLASGGGVAGGLALNQLLNNQSIQGRVIAQDDGLPIQGASVKVAGTSKVTKTDAEGRFQLKADSSRSKLVIAGVGYQTRQVSANNRDSVKNIALAPSSGALSEVVVTGYTAQNKEADEDTAVVKAHPKNGWSGYKKYLKTNAVSPDQKIGIVRLSFMVYKNGGIADIKIIKGISPATDRKATDLVKNGPQWAGNSSGRPEQVYLRIRFTN; encoded by the coding sequence GTGCATAAAAGAGAAGCCGACATATTGCAAATAAGGAAGTACCTGAACGGGGAACTTGATGCCAGGGCTATGCACCAGCTGGAACGGCGGGCACAGGATGATCCGTTTTTAATGGATGCTCTGGAGGGCTACGGACCGGCAAAGGGGGATCAGCAAAAACAGCTTAATGAATTGTCAGCGCGGTTAAAAAGCCGCATTGAACCGAAGACAGGAAGGATAGTTCCTTTTCGTTATTTAAGTATTGCGGCATCTTTACTGTTGTTTTGTGCTGCGGGCATATGGTGGTATAACAAAACCAACAGCAATTTATATAAAAGAAAAGTGCTGGCAACCAATTTGGTTATACAAAAACCTGCAGGCGCACCTGCCGATCTGGTAAAACCACCGGGTGCCACCCCTATAAAACCCGTTGAAAAAGATAAAACGGCAAGCATCTTCAAAAAATCAGCCCGCACATTGACCCCTACTATTGCAGCCGACCAGGCTGTTAGGGAAAAGCCGCCGGGAGTGCGGGATTTGGTGGTCAGCAAACCTGCAGCCAACAGCAAGGCAGGGAATCTGGCGCCCGCGGATTCAACACCGGTTGACGAAATGATTGTGATGGAATATAAGGCAAAGCCACCTATCGATACTTCATTATTTGTGAGGAAAGGCACGTTGGTGGCAGGTGCTGATAAAAAACTCACGGTTCAACAGTTACCGGGTAAAGCGCCCGGGGTAACCATTCACAATAACAACGCGCGGGAAAGCGATTTGAACAAACTTGCCAGCGGTGGCGGGGTTGCAGGCGGCCTGGCACTGAACCAGCTTTTAAACAATCAAAGCATACAGGGCAGAGTTATAGCGCAGGATGACGGCCTGCCCATCCAGGGCGCCTCAGTAAAAGTTGCCGGTACCAGTAAAGTTACCAAAACGGATGCTGAGGGGCGGTTTCAGCTAAAGGCTGACAGCAGCCGGAGCAAGCTGGTTATTGCAGGAGTAGGGTACCAAACACGCCAGGTGAGCGCCAATAACCGCGACTCGGTTAAAAATATCGCTTTAGCGCCAAGCAGCGGTGCTTTAAGTGAAGTGGTGGTTACGGGGTATACCGCACAGAATAAAGAAGCTGATGAGGATACTGCCGTGGTAAAGGCTCACCCAAAGAATGGTTGGAGTGGATACAAAAAATATTTAAAAACAAATGCGGTTTCGCCTGATCAAAAAATTGGGATAGTACGACTATCTTTTATGGTGTACAAAAATGGCGGCATTGCCGATATTAAAATAATAAAAGGGATTAGCCCGGCCACGGATAGAAAAGCAACTGACCTGGTTAAAAACGGGCCGCAATGGGCCGGAAATTCTTCCGGGAGGCCGGAACAGGTTTATTTGCGGATCAGGTTTACCAACTAA
- a CDS encoding RNA polymerase sigma factor: protein MTFFTRPKNLQEADDVKLLKLYRESGDLSVLGQLFEKQMPLIYGVCLKYLKDEELAKDAVMGIFEELISKAKEHDIKQFRSWLYVLSRNYCLMQLRSGKRMEMVNLDDFMEFTPELHPDTGDREAALKALELCMEKLPANQKQSINLFYFSEKCYKEIADSTGFSLNDVKSYIQNGKRNLKICLEKNSA from the coding sequence ATGACTTTTTTTACCCGGCCAAAAAACCTGCAGGAAGCAGATGATGTTAAGCTGCTGAAACTTTACCGCGAAAGTGGTGACCTTTCGGTTTTGGGGCAATTGTTTGAAAAACAAATGCCTTTGATTTACGGCGTTTGCCTGAAATATTTAAAGGACGAAGAACTGGCAAAGGACGCTGTGATGGGGATTTTTGAAGAGTTAATAAGCAAGGCCAAAGAGCACGATATCAAACAGTTCCGCAGCTGGCTTTATGTTTTGAGCAGAAATTATTGTTTGATGCAGCTACGGTCAGGAAAAAGGATGGAGATGGTTAATTTGGATGATTTTATGGAATTTACCCCTGAATTGCATCCTGATACTGGTGACCGCGAAGCAGCCCTTAAAGCGCTGGAATTGTGTATGGAAAAGCTGCCCGCGAATCAAAAACAAAGTATTAACTTATTTTATTTTAGCGAGAAGTGCTACAAGGAAATTGCCGACAGCACCGGTTTTAGCTTAAATGATGTAAAAAGTTACATCCAGAACGGGAAACGTAACCTTAAAATTTGCCTGGAGAAGAATAGTGCATAA
- a CDS encoding response regulator: protein MCKLVVIDDNPTDHYIMQRLLHNNYNCEQATYTYDGRLVLDYLEQNKETGSLPDLILLDLDMPELTGWEFLDELETFNSGAKKRVQVHIMSSSIRSADVFHSKKYACVNSFMTKPLSRDLVNKICEEASPGRNVA, encoded by the coding sequence ATGTGCAAACTTGTTGTTATTGATGATAACCCCACAGATCACTACATTATGCAAAGGTTATTGCATAATAACTATAACTGTGAACAAGCCACGTATACCTATGATGGCCGCTTAGTTTTAGATTACCTGGAACAAAACAAAGAAACAGGCTCACTGCCGGATTTGATTTTACTCGACCTTGACATGCCCGAACTTACCGGCTGGGAATTTCTTGACGAACTGGAAACGTTTAACAGTGGCGCAAAAAAAAGAGTACAGGTACACATCATGAGTTCTTCCATCCGGTCAGCTGATGTTTTTCATTCAAAAAAATACGCCTGTGTAAATTCGTTCATGACCAAACCCTTATCAAGGGACCTGGTGAACAAAATTTGTGAAGAGGCGTCGCCGGGCCGCAATGTAGCCTGA
- a CDS encoding UDP-2,3-diacylglucosamine diphosphatase, with the protein MAIRNKLYFASDFHLGTGTYQKSREREDRLVRWLDSIKHDAAEVFLMGDVFDFWFEYKTVVPKGYIRFLGKLAELADAGIKLYLFKGNHDMWMFDYFETELGATIISNELVIERSGKKFYLHHGDGLGPGDNFYKMLKKIFRSRLCQWLFARIHPNLGVGIANYWSRNSRIANEKKEDHKPGQQEWLVVYCREVLQTQFYDYMVFGHRHMPLDIQLNPETRYINLGEWVLSSTYASFDGETVTLHYFEK; encoded by the coding sequence ATGGCCATCCGAAATAAACTATACTTCGCCTCCGACTTTCACTTAGGTACGGGTACATACCAAAAATCACGCGAACGCGAAGACCGTTTGGTGCGCTGGCTCGATAGCATCAAACACGATGCTGCCGAGGTGTTTTTAATGGGCGATGTTTTTGATTTTTGGTTCGAATATAAAACGGTGGTGCCAAAAGGGTACATTCGCTTTTTGGGTAAACTGGCCGAGCTGGCCGACGCCGGCATAAAACTCTACCTTTTTAAGGGCAACCACGATATGTGGATGTTTGATTATTTTGAAACAGAACTTGGCGCCACCATCATCAGCAACGAGCTGGTGATTGAGCGCAGCGGCAAAAAGTTTTACCTGCACCACGGCGACGGCCTGGGCCCCGGCGATAACTTTTACAAAATGCTGAAGAAGATCTTCCGCAGCAGGCTTTGCCAATGGCTTTTTGCCAGGATTCACCCCAACCTGGGGGTAGGGATTGCCAATTACTGGTCGCGTAACAGCCGGATAGCCAACGAAAAAAAGGAAGACCACAAACCAGGGCAGCAGGAATGGCTGGTGGTTTATTGCCGGGAGGTGCTGCAAACCCAATTTTATGACTACATGGTCTTCGGGCACAGGCATATGCCCCTGGATATTCAGTTAAACCCCGAAACCCGCTACATCAACCTGGGCGAATGGGTGTTAAGCAGCACCTATGCAAGTTTTGACGGAGAAACGGTGACATTGCATTACTTTGAAAAGTAG
- a CDS encoding helix-turn-helix domain-containing protein, whose translation MIENIFNIRKFPVMVDPKERNPDLVILGERIKKVRLEKGLTLKTLAHSIRKDAQSISRVEMGKLNPTYLYLLEVCKGLDINVSELLKGLSIDDNSEQPESSSSI comes from the coding sequence TTGATTGAAAATATTTTTAATATCAGGAAATTTCCAGTTATGGTTGACCCTAAAGAAAGAAACCCAGACTTGGTAATTTTAGGCGAGAGAATTAAAAAGGTTAGACTTGAAAAGGGATTGACTTTAAAGACATTAGCGCATTCAATTCGTAAGGATGCTCAGTCAATAAGTCGGGTAGAAATGGGAAAATTGAATCCTACTTATTTGTATCTTTTGGAAGTGTGTAAAGGTTTGGACATTAATGTATCAGAATTACTTAAAGGCTTGTCTATTGACGATAATTCCGAGCAGCCCGAAAGCTCCTCATCTATTTAG